The following proteins come from a genomic window of Cydia pomonella isolate Wapato2018A chromosome 28, ilCydPomo1, whole genome shotgun sequence:
- the LOC133532919 gene encoding uncharacterized protein LOC133532919 translates to MTGKDDLVFHAALGPNQETDLEKIKHLSRRRGSVKCRLTNFKKFVKTFEGLILSDTQRTELNLRMQGARGIFDDFTEINNQLEILIPDSEMDSLFQAREAFESEYYAILAETQCMVKCSEKANEPKVQASNNLAQTVRLPVISLPTFDGSYEHWLQFRDTFASLVHNSQEITSIQKFHYLKSSLKGNALLVIDSLEFSADNYTIAWELLLNRYDNSRLLVHNHVKALFSIQSLNKESPALLRKLLDTVLKNLRALKLLGEPTESWDTLIIYLVVSKLDSTTEREWEQYKSTLLPVSNENKAALKVDDLLKFIRDRADMLETLSVTHSRSNTNSTYPQHDAKKSYTHNAHTAPKVHCNIVTEMSVDKSHSKQTPNKKLCFMCNGKHPLYSCQAFIDLTLQDKLKLVRDKSLCEDCLRTGHASSECRYGPCRKCNKKHNSIIHEDEKEGASDKRSVALLATDNASRSPSSSSSITDNNIAHAQHVLQVSNAHIDEDVYARLSSRRPVMLATALVEIPDNYGNYHKTRVILDNGSEGCLITEALCDKLNPQSLQSTEELNGIMNLATHSSRVCEIEINSLVTNFKARLQCRVLPQLTSSLPTFPSKRNQFRIPDNVRLADPNFYESQPVELLIGADLFWELLEGQVEITRLTNGAFLVNTKLGWIVSGPVSSNTRNTKPINCNFTQSLDMPSLDNQLRRFWEIEEVQANNKSHDSHSEEEIACEDHFVKTTTRLEDGRFCVQLPLKEPPESLGDSFAQAKRRFMSLEKRLSRDPTYKGMYSDFIKEYLALGHMKRVYTYGTPNYFLAHHGIYREHAQKTRLRVVYDASAPTTSGKSLNDIQRVGAPIQGDLIAILLRFRENRFVACADIEKHYRQVLIDESQRDLQLILWRDNPCDDLDIYQLSTVTYGTAAAAFLSCRCLKQLALECNDPEVARTIRDDFYVDDLISGSSTIPELLRKSDELFYHTRHESNPKPVTKRIILSTASQVFDPLGLLSPMIIIAKCLLQRLFLLKVDWDAAVPDDVTQAWHRFVNNLAILPSIRIPRHVMCNDHICIELHIFSDASQLAYGTCAYVRTIDDKSAVTVRLLCSKSKVAPISPPLSTPRLEMSACLLGAKLYNKIKESFRAKFNRVIFYTDSTIALSWLRMQPNLLKPFVQNRVAEIHEITKEHSWHHVSGKCNPADLVSRGVQLDALRTSSLWWTGPDFLHDINYNAQSVDPSLLLDESQIPERKTNPMTSLVCNDNNNNNLFTFDRFSQFNRMQRAAAYVLRFIHNARNKDARRTGALTVDELRESEILLSRLSQLESLSDVHNVLTKNKCIAKGFLAKLNLFIDNNKVIRVGGRLTNSSRFDYDKKHPILLSSKHHFTVLLFRYEHKRLLHAGPQHILFSLREAWWPVSGRNLARKVVHSCVVCVRFKGKTLTPIMGNLPSERLEPGFAFVNCAVDYGGPFYILNRKGRGATTVKAYLCIFICFATRAVHLELVTDLSSDAYLLALKRFISRRGKPSKIYSDNGRNFVGLMNDFAKFLKSCSGEIKEYANSHKIEFIMTPPYASHFAGLVEAGVKSCKHHLRRVIGDVKLTYEQFSTILTQCEAILNSRPLSPLSSDPQDYTPLTPAHFLVGRPLTAPACADLNDAPVHRLTRYQRVEQMRQHFWARWSKEFISELQVRTKWTRNMDDLKVDTLVLIKEDHAPPLKWSLGRITKTFPGKDGVSRVADIRTSRGTVRRAFSKICPLPTHDD, encoded by the exons ATGACTGGCAAAGATGATCTTGTGTTTCACGCCGCGTTAGGTCCTAATCAAGAAACGGACTTGGAAAAGATAAAACATTTAAGCCGTAGGCGAGGTTCCGTAAAATGTAGgctaactaatttcaaaaagTTTGTCAAAACGTTTGAGGGTTTAATTTTGTCCGATACCCAGCGCACAGAGCTTAATTTACGCATGCAGGGAGCTCGGGGTATTTTCGATGATTTTACTGAAATTAATAATCAGCTAGAAATTTTAATTCCCGATAGCGAAATGGACTCACTTTTTCAAGCCAGAGAGGCATTCGAAAGCGAATATTACGCGATTTTGGCTGAAACTCAATGTATGGTGAAATGCTCGGAGAAAGCTAACGAACCTAAAGTGCAAGCTTCGAATAATTTAGCCCAAACAGTTCGGCTCCCCGTCATTTCTTTGCCAACTTTCGACGGATCTTATGAACACTGGTTACAATTCCGTGACACATTTGCGTCCTTAGTGCATAACTCGCAAGAAATAACCAGCATTCAAAAGTTCCATTATTTAAAGTCATCGCTAAAGGGTAATGCGCTTCTTGTTATCGATTCACTTGAGTTTTCGGCAGATAATTACACGATTGCTTGGGAATTGCTATTGAACCGGTATGACAATAGTAGATTGCTAGTACACAATCACGTAAAGGccttattttctatacaatCGCTTAACAAAGAATCGCCGGCACTGTTAAGAAAGTTATTAGATACAGTTTTAAAGAATTTACGCGCTTTAAAACTGCTCGGTGAGCCCACAGAAAGTTGGGAtacactaattatttatttagttgtttCTAAATTAGATTCCACCACCGAACGTGAGTGGGAGCAATATAAAAGCACTTTATTACCAGTGTCGAACGAAAACAAAGCCGCGCTTAAGGTAGATGATTTGCTTAAATTCATTCGCGACCGCGCCGATATGTTAGAAACCTTATCGGTTACGCACAGCCGGTCTAACACTAATAGCACTTATCCGCAGCATGATGCTAAAAAATCATACACTCATAACGCGCACACGGCTCCAAAGGTTCACTGCAATATTGTTACCGAAATGTCCGTCGACAAATCTCACTCCAAACAAACACcaaacaaaaaattatgttttatgtgCAACGGTAAACATCCTTTGTACTCGTGTCAAGCATTTATTGACTTAACTTTGCAAGATAAATTAAAGTTAGTTCGCGATAAAAGTTTGTGTGAGGATTGTTTACGAACAGGACATGCATCCAGTGAATGTCGATATGGCCCGTGTAgaaagtgtaacaaaaaacacaaTTCCATAATTCACGAGGACGAGAAGGAAGGTGCCAGTGACAAGCGCTCCGTAGCATTGCTGGCAACAGACAACGCATCAAGGTCgccctcctcctcctcctcgaTCACTGATAATAATATCGCACACGCACAACACGTATTGCAGGTATCGAACGCACACATAGACGAAGACGTATACGCGCGATTGTCTTCGAGGCGACCTGTAATGTTAGCAACTGCCCTAGTCGAAATTCCAGATAATTACGGTAATTATCATAAAACGCGAGTGATTCTCGACAATGGGAGCGAAGGTTGTCTAATTACCGAAGCGTTGTGTGACAAATTAAATCCGCAATCGTTACAGTCCACTGAAGAATTAAACGGTATCATGAATTTAGCTACACATAGTTCGCGAGTATGTGAAATCGAAATAAATTCACTTGTTACCAATTTCAAGGCGCGATTACAATGTAGGGTTTTACCGCAATTAACCTCATCATTGCCTACGTTTCCGAGCAAACGTAATCAATTCCGCATTCCAGATAACGTACGTCTGGCAGATCCTAACTTTTATGAAAGTCAACCCGTTGAGTTACTTATAGGAGCTGACCTATTTTGGGAGCTCCTCGAAGGTCAAGTTGAGATAACGCGCTTAACAAACGGGGCATTTTTAGTAAACACTAAGTTAGGATGGATTGTTTCCGGACCTGTTTCCTCTAATACGCGCAACACGAAGCCTATCAATTGTAATTTTACGCAATCTCTTGACATGCCATCATTAGATAATCAATTACGTAGGTTTTGGGAAATAGAGGAGGTGCAGGCAAACAACAAATCGCACGATTCGCACAGCGAAGAGGAAATTGCATGCGAAGACCATTTTGTCAAAACGACCACCCGTCTCGAGGATGGTAGGTTTTGCGTGCAACTTCCTCTCAAAGAACCTCCCGAATCTCTCGGTGACTCATTCGCGCAAGCAAAAAGACGCTTTATGTCGTTAGAAAAACGTCTCAGTCGCGATCCTACATATAAAGGCATGTACAGCGACTTTATAAAAGAGTATCTCGCGTTAGGTCATATGAAACGAGTATATACCTACGGAACCCCTAACTACTTTCTGGCCCACCATGGAATTTATCGTGAACATGCACAAAAAACACGTCTTAGAGTCGTTTACGACGCTAGCGCCCCCACGACCAGTGGCAAGTCGCTGAACGACATACAACGCGTAGGTGCACCTATTCAAGGCGATTTGATTGCCATATTGCTGAGATTCCGCGAAAATAGGTTTGTTGCATGCGCCGACATAGAAAAACATTATAGACAAGTTTTAATTGACGAATCTCAACGCGACTTACAACTTATTTTATGGCGCGATAATCCATGCGACGACCTTGACATATATCAGCTGAGTACCGTTACATACGGCACGGCGGCCGCTGCCTTCCTCAGTTGCAGGTGTCTCAAACAGTTGGCGCTAGAATGTAATGACCCCGAAGTAGCTAGAACGATTAGAGACGATTTTTACGTAGACGATTTGATCTCTGGATCGTCTACAATTCCCGAATTGCTACGA AAAAGTGACGAATTGTTCTATCATACGCGACACGAGTCAAATCCTAAACCTGTCACAAAACGCATAATATTATCCACGGCATCACAGGTTTTTGATCCGCTCGGATTATTAAGTCCGATGATAATTATCGCTAAATGTTTATTACAACGGTTGTTTTTATTAAAGGTGGATTGGGACGCAGCGGTTCCCGATGACGTCACGCAAGCCTGGCACCGCTTTGTAAACAATCTAGCTATTTTACCTAGCATTCGCATACCACGCCATGTTATGTGCAATGACCATATATGTATAGAATTGCATATATTTTCAGACGCAAGCCAATTAGCTTATGGCACTTGCGCCTATGTACGAACGATTGATGATAAATCAGCTGTTACCGTCCGGTTGCTATGCTCAAAAAGTAAAGTGGCCCCAATTTCGCCTCCGTTGAGTACGCCTCGATTGGAAATGTCCGCGTGTTTATTGGGcgctaaattatataataaaataaaagaatcgTTCCGCGCAAAATTCAACCGAGTAATATTTTATACCGATTCAACAATTGCTTTAAGTTGGCTCCGAATGCAGCCTAATTTACTAAAACCTTTCGTTCAAAATAGGGTTGCAGAAATCCACGAAATAACGAAAGAACATTCGTGGCATCACGTTAGCGGCAAGTGCAACCCGGCCGATTTGGTTTCTAGGGGAGTACAGTTGGACGCACTTCGCACCTCCAGTCTCTGGTGGACCGGTCCCGACTTCCTTCATGACATTAATTATAATGCTCAGAGTGTCGATCCGTCATTGTTGCTAGACGAGTCCCAGATACCCGAACGTAAAACTAATCCTATGACTAGTCTGGTATGCAAcgacaataacaataataacctATTTACATTCGACAGGTTTTCTCAGTTCAACCGTATGCAACGCGCGGCCGCATATGTGCTTCGCTTCATTCATAACGCGCGCAATAAAGATGCACGTCGAACCGGTGCGCTCACTGTAGATGAACTGAGGGAATCTGAAATATTACTCTCGCGCTTATCGCAATTGGAGTCATTATCGGATGTTCACAATGTATTGACAAAGAACAAATGTATCGCAAAGGGTTTCTTAGCCAAATTAAATTTGTTCATTGACAATAACAAGGTAATTAGAGTCGGAGGACGGCTTACAAATTCTTCTAGGTTTGATTACGATAAGAAACACCCGATATTACTTTCTAGTAAGCACCATTTTACTGTTTTATTGTTCCGATATGAACACAAAAGATTATTGCACGCAGGACCGCAGCATATATTGTTCTCGCTTCGCGAGGCCTGGTGGCCTGTAAGCGGTAGGAATTTAGCTAGGAAAGTGGTACACAGCTGTGTTGTTTGCGTTCGTTTTAAGGGTAAAACGCTAACTCCTATTATGGGTAATTTACCTTCAGAGCGATTAGAACCCGGGTTCGCGTTTGTCAATTGCGCTGTGGACTACGGGGGTCCATTCTACATTTTAAACCGCAAAGGTCGGGGAGCCACAACTGTTAAGgcgtatttatgtatatttatatgcttTGCTACACGCGCAGTTCATTTAGAGTTGGTTACCGATCTCTCTTCAGATGCTTACCTactggcgttgaaaaggttcaTTTCGCGTCGTGGTAAACcttcaaaaatatattcagaTAACGGACGGAACTTTGTAGGTCTTATGAATGATTTTGCAAAGTTTTTAAAATCATGTTCAGGCGAAATAAAAGAATACGCGAATTCtcataaaattgaatttattatgACACCACCTTATGCTAGTCATTTTGCCGGTCTGGTTGAGGCTGGTGTTAAGAGTTGCAAGCATCACTTGCGACGCGTGATAGGTGATGTTAAGCTAACTTACGAACAGTTTAGCACGATTTTGACTCAATGCGAAGCTATCCTGAATTCCAGGCCTTTGAGTCCTTTGTCCTCAGACCCGCAAGACTACACCCCTTTAACCCCTGCTCACTTCCTCGTTGGACGTCCGCTGACAGCTCCTGCGTGCGCTGACCTCAACGACGCTCCCGTACACCGTCTGACACGATACCAGCGAGTGGAGCAAATGCGACAACATTTCTGGGCCAGGTGGTCGAAGGAGTTCATATCCGAGCTGCAGGTCAGAACAAAGTGGACGAGGAATATGGACGACCTCAAGGTGGACACTCTCGTCTTGATCAAGGAGGACCATGCTCCGCCCCTCAAATGGAGCTTAGGGCGAATCACCAAGACTTTCCCGGGTAAAGACGGCGTCTCCCGAGTGGCCGATATCCGCACATCCCGCGGCACTGTACGTCGAGCCTTTTCGAAGATCTGCCCGCTACCTACGCATGATGACTAA